The Lewinellaceae bacterium genome has a segment encoding these proteins:
- a CDS encoding succinylglutamate desuccinylase/aspartoacylase family protein has protein sequence MKSHHFKIFLFCLLVPMSSFGQVNSDIPVIDTIDLEAVGPGQIKHFWLKIMDNGMGQPILVPLIIARGKTKGPVLGLTAALHGNELNGIKIIQGAFEQLDMKTFSGTLVGIPGLNAISIPMHTRRFFDEEDLNRNFPGKVNGNRSQQYVWQINQKILPKLDYMIDMHTASFGRVNSLYVRADMEDEKMAKMALIQNCDIVLNNKGIPSADERIAATRTMRAEAVLKGIPTITIEYGNPQVYQEDMIKRGETGVKNVMSWLRMIPDRIIATPKPVVCKKSYWVFIDQGGFLEVPVELGQKVTKGELIGVLRNPFGEVLKNYYCPEDGVVIGKSSNPVNMSGGRIIHLGIVDENW, from the coding sequence ATGAAATCACACCATTTTAAGATTTTCCTTTTTTGCCTACTGGTTCCAATGAGTTCCTTTGGCCAGGTAAATTCCGATATTCCTGTTATCGACACCATTGATCTGGAGGCGGTGGGCCCCGGCCAGATCAAACATTTCTGGCTAAAAATCATGGACAATGGCATGGGGCAACCTATTTTGGTTCCGCTGATCATTGCCAGGGGAAAAACAAAAGGTCCTGTTCTCGGGCTTACGGCGGCCCTGCACGGCAATGAGCTGAATGGCATCAAAATTATCCAGGGAGCCTTTGAGCAACTGGATATGAAAACTTTTTCCGGCACGCTCGTCGGTATTCCCGGGCTCAATGCGATCAGTATTCCCATGCATACGAGGAGGTTCTTTGATGAAGAGGATCTTAACCGGAATTTCCCCGGCAAGGTCAACGGCAATCGCAGTCAGCAATACGTCTGGCAGATCAACCAAAAGATTCTGCCGAAACTGGACTATATGATCGATATGCATACCGCCAGTTTCGGAAGGGTGAATTCACTGTATGTCCGGGCGGATATGGAGGATGAAAAAATGGCCAAAATGGCGCTGATCCAGAATTGCGATATCGTGCTCAACAACAAGGGTATTCCCAGCGCCGATGAACGAATAGCCGCCACCCGTACCATGCGGGCAGAAGCCGTTTTGAAAGGTATTCCGACCATTACCATCGAATATGGCAATCCCCAGGTGTACCAGGAAGATATGATCAAAAGAGGGGAAACCGGGGTTAAAAATGTGATGAGCTGGCTGAGGATGATCCCTGACCGCATTATCGCAACGCCAAAACCCGTGGTATGCAAAAAATCCTATTGGGTTTTTATCGACCAGGGCGGATTCCTGGAGGTGCCCGTGGAACTCGGCCAAAAAGTGACAAAAGGCGAATTGATCGGAGTATTGAGGAACCCTTTTGGGGAGGTTCTTAAAAATTATTATTGTCCCGAGGATGGTGTGGTTATCGGCAAGAGTTCCAACCCGGTGAATATGTCGGGAGGGCGGATCATCCATTTGGGAATTGTGGACGAAAATTGGTAA
- a CDS encoding aldo/keto reductase, whose product MNYRKLGKTQFNISEISLGTWQVGGKWGSPFDDKSADEIIHGAIDRGINFIDTADVYENGLSEKAVGRVVRSRSERVFVATKCGRQINPHVNEGYTPKALQQFVEDSLRRTGLETLDLIQLHCPPTEVYYRPEIFELFDRLKEQGKILNLGVSVEKVEEALKAIEYPNVTTIQIIFNIFRQRPAELLFREAARRDIGLIVRVPLASGLLTGLYHKNTTFESGDHRNFNRNGEAFDKGETFSGINFDLGLKAVEELKALFPGMTNLAPIALKWILQFKEVSCIIPGASKKEHLLSNLSVYDLPELTQEQVEKMNAIYEQYIKKEVHQLW is encoded by the coding sequence ATGAACTACCGAAAATTAGGCAAGACACAATTCAACATTTCCGAAATATCCCTGGGCACCTGGCAGGTGGGGGGCAAATGGGGATCTCCTTTCGATGACAAAAGTGCCGATGAGATCATCCATGGTGCTATTGACCGGGGCATCAATTTTATCGATACAGCGGATGTTTATGAAAACGGCCTGAGCGAGAAAGCCGTGGGCCGGGTGGTCCGCTCGCGGTCAGAACGGGTGTTTGTGGCTACCAAATGCGGCAGGCAGATCAATCCACATGTCAATGAAGGGTACACCCCAAAAGCTTTGCAGCAATTTGTAGAAGACAGTCTGCGCAGGACCGGCCTGGAGACGCTGGATCTCATTCAGCTACACTGTCCGCCGACCGAAGTTTATTATCGTCCGGAAATTTTCGAATTGTTCGACCGGCTGAAAGAACAGGGCAAAATATTGAACCTGGGCGTCAGCGTTGAAAAGGTGGAAGAAGCCCTGAAAGCCATCGAATATCCCAACGTCACTACGATTCAGATCATATTCAATATTTTTCGTCAGCGCCCCGCAGAACTCTTGTTCCGTGAAGCTGCCCGGCGCGATATCGGCCTCATTGTCAGGGTGCCGCTGGCCAGCGGATTGCTGACGGGGCTTTACCACAAAAACACCACTTTCGAATCGGGTGATCACCGGAACTTCAACCGCAATGGGGAAGCTTTTGACAAGGGCGAAACTTTCTCCGGCATCAATTTCGATTTGGGGCTGAAAGCCGTCGAAGAACTGAAAGCACTGTTCCCGGGCATGACCAACCTGGCACCTATCGCCCTGAAGTGGATCTTACAATTTAAGGAGGTAAGTTGCATCATTCCGGGTGCCTCCAAAAAGGAACACCTGCTGTCCAACCTGTCGGTTTATGACCTGCCTGAACTGACGCAGGAACAGGTGGAGAAAATGAATGCCATTTACGAGCAGTACATCAAAAAAGAGGTGCATCAATTGTGGTAA
- a CDS encoding NAD(P)H-binding protein — translation MNNRKIIVFGGTGYYGRRIVAHLVTMRQPVRVLSRNAAKARDILDPEVEIMEGDVTNHRLVVESLKEVGAIVICLSAATFKLIRKRQQIERDAVLDILSEGRKAGIKRLVYVSGYEMRPSVLKALKIPDFGAIMLEIESKIRQSDYDWTILGAAPSFELFFAFFRKGKMAVPGGGKNAIPSIAPEDVGAIVAQTVAREDLNGQRIRMTGPEAYTFPEVAKKIGAVTVREVKHVTLPLGIINLVSLIAYPISTFPRFLFKSLKLLNNFPPDLAQQVPADHQLLKTWFDYEPVTLEAEIRKRLMP, via the coding sequence ATGAACAACAGAAAGATCATCGTATTCGGCGGTACCGGTTACTACGGCCGAAGGATCGTCGCGCATTTGGTCACCATGCGACAACCCGTAAGGGTGCTGAGCCGCAATGCCGCAAAGGCCAGGGACATCCTGGATCCTGAGGTAGAAATAATGGAAGGAGATGTCACGAACCACCGCCTCGTCGTCGAATCCCTAAAGGAGGTGGGAGCCATTGTAATCTGTCTTTCTGCCGCCACCTTCAAGCTCATCCGCAAACGCCAACAGATCGAAAGGGACGCCGTCCTGGACATCCTGTCGGAAGGCAGAAAAGCCGGGATAAAACGACTGGTTTATGTATCAGGTTATGAAATGAGACCTTCCGTCCTCAAGGCCCTGAAAATACCCGATTTCGGTGCGATCATGCTTGAAATAGAATCAAAAATCAGACAATCGGATTACGACTGGACGATTCTGGGCGCTGCTCCTTCTTTCGAGTTGTTCTTTGCTTTTTTCAGGAAAGGTAAAATGGCCGTCCCCGGAGGAGGGAAAAACGCGATCCCTTCCATTGCTCCCGAAGATGTCGGGGCCATTGTTGCACAAACAGTCGCCAGGGAAGACCTGAATGGTCAAAGAATCAGGATGACCGGGCCGGAGGCCTATACTTTTCCTGAGGTCGCTAAAAAAATCGGGGCTGTTACCGTGCGTGAAGTAAAACATGTTACCCTGCCCCTTGGCATCATCAACCTGGTTTCCCTGATCGCTTATCCAATCAGCACTTTTCCCCGTTTTTTATTCAAAAGCCTTAAATTACTCAATAATTTCCCCCCGGATCTGGCTCAACAGGTACCTGCAGATCATCAGTTATTAAAAACATGGTTTGATTATGAACCTGTGACGCTGGAGGCTGAAATACGAAAAAGGCTGATGCCCTGA
- a CDS encoding mechanosensitive ion channel family protein, translating to MKQQILDNLQYIGLFVGIMLATVVIAYLVNRFFKRLIRRSTEVMKNDPTNYLFLRHVATGTIYTVGFSIAIFMMPDLRALASSLLAGAGILAVAVGFASQHALGNVISGFFIVVFKPFRVNDRLLVKDMFGIVEDITLRHTVIRNFENKRIIIPNTIISNEIIVNSDFGDDKICKWIDISISYDSDLAKAKRVMREEILNHPLLLDTRTAEQIENGEILAPVRVLGLGDSSVNLRGWAWAKDTGDAFQLSCDLYESIKLRFDAEGIEIPFPHRTIVHKNLLPKTEK from the coding sequence ATGAAACAACAGATATTAGACAACCTTCAATATATTGGTCTTTTTGTCGGCATTATGCTGGCAACAGTGGTCATTGCTTACCTGGTTAACCGCTTTTTCAAAAGGCTCATCCGCCGGTCAACGGAGGTCATGAAAAATGATCCGACCAATTATCTTTTTTTACGACATGTGGCTACGGGGACTATTTATACGGTCGGTTTTAGTATTGCCATTTTCATGATGCCCGACCTGAGAGCCCTGGCTAGTTCATTGCTTGCCGGTGCCGGGATATTGGCAGTAGCCGTCGGTTTTGCCTCCCAACACGCCCTGGGTAATGTAATCAGCGGATTTTTTATTGTCGTTTTCAAACCTTTCCGCGTCAATGACCGGTTGTTGGTCAAAGATATGTTCGGCATCGTGGAAGACATCACTTTAAGACATACTGTAATCCGCAATTTTGAGAATAAACGGATCATCATTCCCAATACGATCATCAGCAATGAAATCATCGTAAATTCGGATTTTGGGGACGACAAGATATGCAAGTGGATCGATATTAGCATCAGTTATGATTCTGACCTTGCAAAGGCCAAGAGGGTTATGAGGGAGGAAATCCTCAATCATCCGCTTCTTCTTGACACCCGTACGGCTGAACAAATTGAAAATGGCGAGATCCTCGCTCCGGTCAGAGTTTTGGGCCTGGGAGACTCTTCCGTAAACCTGAGGGGATGGGCCTGGGCCAAAGATACCGGCGACGCTTTCCAATTGAGTTGTGACCTTTATGAAAGCATAAAATTACGATTTGATGCAGAAGGCATAGAGATTCCATTCCCACACCGTACCATAGTACATAAAAACCTTCTTCCTAAAACAGAAAAATAA
- the corA gene encoding magnesium/cobalt transporter CorA yields MAKRIKRNKKPGLPPGSVVFTGNRKVEKILLHFLQYDATFIEEKELDNHSNIPFQVSTDEKVNWYDIRGIHDTQLIELIGQSFDIHPLILEDIADTHQRPKFDEYESGVFIVIQALAFDQETRQVAREQVAIFFRKGLIVTFQERAEDLLEPVRHRLKGGKGKMRQKGTDYLAYAILDTIVDNYYIVLDNIEDTIETLEEKIVEGQETDSKGEIHALKKELLTVRKSVAPLREAISRFSKTESPFVDESSVIFIRDLYDHTIQVLEIIETYRDMLTGLQDLFISAVSFKMNQVMQLLTLIATIFIPLTFLAGIYGMNFKYMPELHWKYGYYGLLVVMAIIFFGSMYYFKRKKWI; encoded by the coding sequence ATGGCTAAAAGAATTAAAAGAAATAAAAAACCCGGCCTTCCTCCTGGTTCCGTCGTTTTCACCGGCAACAGGAAAGTGGAAAAAATTCTCCTCCACTTTCTCCAGTACGATGCCACATTTATCGAGGAAAAAGAACTGGACAACCATTCCAACATTCCTTTCCAGGTGTCTACCGATGAGAAAGTGAATTGGTATGATATTCGTGGTATTCATGACACGCAACTGATTGAGCTCATCGGTCAAAGTTTTGACATACACCCCCTTATCCTTGAAGATATTGCCGATACGCATCAAAGACCCAAGTTCGATGAATACGAGTCCGGGGTATTTATCGTCATCCAGGCCCTGGCTTTTGACCAGGAAACCCGCCAGGTAGCCAGAGAACAGGTCGCCATTTTTTTCAGGAAAGGGTTAATCGTTACTTTCCAGGAAAGAGCCGAAGACTTATTGGAACCTGTTCGCCACCGGCTGAAAGGAGGAAAAGGAAAGATGCGGCAAAAAGGTACCGATTACCTGGCCTACGCGATCCTCGATACGATCGTGGATAATTATTATATCGTTCTGGACAACATCGAGGACACTATTGAAACCCTTGAAGAAAAAATCGTGGAAGGACAGGAAACTGACAGTAAAGGAGAGATTCACGCCTTGAAAAAAGAATTGTTGACCGTCAGAAAATCCGTGGCTCCTTTGCGGGAAGCCATCAGCCGTTTTTCAAAAACAGAGAGTCCATTTGTCGATGAATCCAGTGTAATCTTCATTCGCGACCTTTATGATCACACTATACAAGTATTGGAAATTATAGAAACCTATAGGGATATGCTTACCGGCCTGCAGGATCTCTTCATATCCGCCGTGAGCTTCAAAATGAACCAGGTCATGCAATTGCTGACCCTAATCGCTACCATCTTTATTCCGCTGACTTTTCTCGCCGGTATTTACGGTATGAATTTTAAATACATGCCTGAACTGCACTGGAAATACGGTTATTATGGCCTGCTTGTCGTGATGGCCATTATTTTTTTTGGATCGATGTATTATTTCAAACGGAAAAAGTGGATTTAG
- a CDS encoding SRPBCC family protein, with translation MAIFQLFTEQKIPASIDEVWDFISAPKNLQRITPEYMGFEVTSKHLPEKMYPGMIISYFVRPLLGIKMAWVTEITHVKDKEFFVDEQRVGPYSIWHHEHNIQPIEGGVLMKDIVTYKPPMGWLGRIANQWIIGKKVRSIFDYREKALIEIFGPFEQK, from the coding sequence ATGGCCATTTTCCAGCTCTTTACCGAACAAAAGATACCGGCAAGCATTGACGAGGTCTGGGATTTTATTTCTGCTCCCAAAAACCTGCAACGCATCACTCCGGAATATATGGGTTTTGAAGTCACCTCTAAACATTTACCCGAAAAAATGTACCCGGGCATGATCATCAGTTATTTCGTGCGCCCGCTACTCGGCATTAAAATGGCCTGGGTCACCGAAATTACCCATGTCAAGGATAAGGAATTTTTCGTCGATGAACAGCGGGTAGGCCCCTATAGTATCTGGCATCACGAACATAATATCCAACCTATTGAAGGAGGTGTGCTCATGAAAGATATTGTGACATATAAACCTCCCATGGGATGGCTCGGGAGAATCGCCAACCAATGGATCATCGGCAAAAAAGTTCGGAGTATTTTCGATTACAGAGAAAAGGCGCTGATCGAAATTTTCGGCCCTTTTGAACAAAAATAA
- a CDS encoding deoxyribodipyrimidine photo-lyase: MKLSLFWFRRDLRLDDNTALNYALASGHPVLPVFIFDKNILQDLPEDDPRLFFIYNTLQSIHGQLKKHGSSLLCLYGEPEEVWENLCDTYDIDGVYTNKDYEPYARERDEKVKTLLENKGINFHAFKDQVIFEEDEIVKDDGKPYTVFTPFKNKWLHVFQSSLTDGDIPSEFEHLVSADHTFPTLASLGFTAASIKVKDFDLSHLDQYEKSRNFPAMETSHLSPHLRFGTVSIRRIIAEPKPGQEVFLSELIWREFFMQILYHFPRVVHENFKTKYNGIQWINDESDFKKWCEGKTGFPMVDAGMRELNATGYMHNRVRMVTAGFLCKHLLIDWRWGEGYFAQKLLDYELSSNNGNWQWAAGTGCDAAPYFRIFNPEEQLKKFDKNLQYVKKWVPEFGTPEYPEPMVDHKIARERALETYKAGIEM, encoded by the coding sequence ATGAAGCTTTCCCTATTTTGGTTTAGAAGAGACCTCAGGCTGGATGACAATACGGCGCTGAATTATGCGCTGGCTTCAGGGCATCCTGTATTGCCCGTTTTCATTTTTGATAAAAATATTCTACAAGACCTGCCGGAAGACGATCCGCGACTGTTTTTTATTTACAATACTCTCCAATCCATTCACGGTCAACTAAAAAAGCATGGGAGCAGCCTGCTTTGCCTTTATGGCGAACCGGAGGAAGTTTGGGAAAATTTATGTGATACATACGATATCGATGGGGTTTATACCAATAAAGATTACGAGCCTTACGCCCGGGAAAGAGATGAGAAGGTGAAAACGCTATTGGAAAACAAAGGCATAAACTTTCACGCTTTTAAGGACCAGGTCATTTTTGAAGAAGATGAGATCGTCAAGGATGACGGAAAACCTTATACCGTTTTTACTCCCTTCAAAAATAAGTGGCTGCACGTTTTCCAAAGCTCTCTGACGGATGGGGACATTCCGTCCGAATTTGAGCATCTGGTTTCTGCTGATCATACTTTTCCAACGCTTGCCTCTTTAGGCTTCACTGCTGCTTCCATTAAGGTAAAAGACTTTGACCTCTCGCATCTGGATCAATATGAAAAGAGCAGGAATTTCCCGGCGATGGAAACCAGCCACCTCAGTCCGCACCTCCGCTTCGGAACAGTGAGTATCCGCCGGATCATTGCCGAACCGAAACCCGGCCAGGAGGTTTTTTTGAGCGAATTGATCTGGAGGGAATTTTTTATGCAGATCCTTTACCATTTCCCGAGGGTGGTCCATGAAAATTTCAAGACCAAATACAATGGCATCCAGTGGATCAATGATGAATCAGATTTCAAAAAGTGGTGCGAAGGCAAAACAGGTTTCCCCATGGTGGATGCAGGGATGCGCGAGCTCAACGCCACCGGTTACATGCACAACCGGGTGAGAATGGTAACGGCCGGTTTTTTATGCAAACATCTGTTGATCGACTGGCGTTGGGGAGAAGGCTATTTTGCTCAAAAACTCCTCGACTACGAATTGTCTTCCAATAATGGCAACTGGCAATGGGCCGCGGGTACAGGCTGCGATGCTGCCCCTTACTTCCGCATTTTCAACCCGGAGGAGCAACTCAAAAAATTTGACAAGAATCTTCAGTATGTCAAAAAATGGGTACCTGAATTCGGAACCCCCGAATATCCGGAACCTATGGTGGATCACAAAATAGCCAGGGAAAGAGCCCTGGAAACGTATAAGGCCGGGATTGAAATGTAA
- a CDS encoding histidine kinase codes for MKAKEKKRSLHLLSGAMNVRTTKFSQRLVPYIHIILWVVVLTAHMAFFGQFFSFWTNLLRGLSNTLPMAAIFYANLWLVNRYFEEGKYLLYFSSILVVLLGFTGVRVQLNILFPQVDFDFNAIKDNYQRTWQISSFVTNTGIVFISMLFQIQQNRLREEKKVQEFLNRQNEAQLQFLRAQINPHFLFNTLNNIYSLAVVKSEKTSEMVLKLSNLLRYVIYEGKSKKVPLKSEVEHIREYMGLFEMRSETPLRITFKTQGQMEGVLIEPMILIPIVENCFKHCDFDTNENAFIEIRLANEGKRLTFATVNTKNDRNTQKDKVGGVGTENIRKRLELKYPGQHSLEILDEKTVFKVKLDIDIS; via the coding sequence TTGAAGGCGAAAGAAAAAAAACGCTCATTACACTTACTATCGGGTGCCATGAATGTCAGGACCACAAAATTCAGCCAGCGGCTCGTGCCATACATACACATTATCCTTTGGGTAGTTGTGCTCACAGCCCATATGGCATTTTTTGGGCAATTTTTTAGCTTTTGGACGAACCTGCTGAGGGGACTGAGCAATACCCTGCCGATGGCAGCCATTTTTTATGCCAACCTGTGGCTCGTGAACCGTTATTTTGAAGAAGGGAAGTATTTGCTCTATTTTTCCAGCATTCTCGTTGTGCTGCTGGGATTTACCGGAGTCAGGGTTCAGCTCAATATTCTTTTTCCACAAGTAGATTTCGATTTCAACGCCATAAAGGATAACTACCAGCGTACCTGGCAGATTTCCTCTTTCGTGACCAATACCGGGATCGTTTTCATCAGTATGCTTTTCCAGATCCAGCAGAACAGGCTGCGTGAGGAAAAAAAGGTCCAGGAATTTCTCAACCGACAGAACGAGGCCCAATTGCAATTCCTGCGCGCCCAGATCAATCCTCATTTTCTTTTCAACACCCTGAATAACATCTATTCCCTGGCCGTGGTAAAATCCGAAAAAACGTCGGAAATGGTGCTGAAATTATCCAATTTACTGCGATATGTCATCTATGAAGGCAAAAGCAAAAAAGTGCCGCTGAAAAGTGAGGTGGAGCACATCCGGGAATACATGGGATTATTTGAAATGCGCAGCGAAACACCGCTGAGAATCACTTTTAAAACCCAGGGGCAGATGGAAGGTGTATTGATCGAACCCATGATCCTGATCCCCATTGTTGAAAATTGCTTCAAACACTGTGATTTTGATACCAATGAAAATGCGTTTATTGAAATCCGGCTGGCTAATGAAGGGAAACGACTCACTTTCGCTACCGTCAATACCAAAAATGACCGAAACACCCAAAAAGATAAGGTAGGCGGCGTGGGCACAGAAAACATCCGCAAGCGACTGGAACTCAAATACCCCGGCCAACACTCCCTGGAAATCCTGGACGAAAAAACAGTTTTCAAAGTGAAACTTGATATTGATATTTCCTAA
- a CDS encoding response regulator transcription factor yields the protein MAEIKTLLVDDEFLALNLLETFVQKIPEMVIVDKVKNPLKAIEILNREPVDLLFLDIQMPTLSGTEMLKTIQNPPVTIFTTAYADYAVEAFSLNAIDYLLKPFSFERFLQAVNKAKERIHFQRSASGILMPSQSRDFFTAKVDGKLVKIRFGDILFIEGLKEYVRIVCTDARHVTLESLKNLEQLLPQEAFIRVHKSFIVAKDKVQQLNGNMLEIGKHKIPISRTKKEEVVEWIFFT from the coding sequence ATGGCTGAAATAAAAACATTACTGGTCGATGATGAATTCCTGGCTTTGAACCTGCTCGAAACCTTCGTTCAGAAAATTCCGGAAATGGTCATTGTCGATAAAGTGAAAAACCCGCTCAAAGCGATAGAGATCCTCAACCGGGAGCCCGTTGATCTCCTTTTCCTGGATATCCAGATGCCAACCCTCAGCGGAACGGAGATGCTCAAAACCATACAAAATCCGCCCGTCACTATTTTCACTACCGCTTATGCCGACTATGCAGTCGAGGCATTCAGCCTGAATGCCATTGACTATCTGCTGAAACCGTTTTCCTTTGAACGATTTCTTCAGGCGGTAAACAAAGCCAAAGAGCGTATTCATTTTCAGCGGTCGGCTTCAGGCATTTTAATGCCCTCCCAAAGTCGCGATTTTTTTACAGCGAAGGTCGATGGCAAACTGGTCAAAATCCGCTTTGGGGATATTCTTTTCATTGAAGGACTCAAGGAATATGTGCGCATCGTCTGTACGGATGCCCGCCATGTTACCCTGGAGAGCCTGAAAAACCTGGAACAGCTATTACCCCAGGAAGCCTTCATTCGTGTCCATAAATCCTTCATCGTCGCAAAAGACAAGGTTCAGCAATTAAACGGGAACATGCTGGAAATCGGCAAGCACAAAATCCCTATCAGCCGAACAAAAAAGGAAGAAGTGGTGGAATGGATCTTTTTCACCTAA